The following nucleotide sequence is from Aquarana catesbeiana isolate 2022-GZ linkage group LG08, ASM4218655v1, whole genome shotgun sequence.
tattcggctcTGAAATtttgcaatgttcgaaagttctggtgcgaaccgaactgggggtcatTTCGCCcttccctagtcctgggtcctttAAGATGTAACAAACACTAAACCAGGCTCAACAAACCCCAGGTGCCAGGCCACCATGGCAACGGAAAATTTCACCCTGTCACCTGGGCTGCCGCCTGAATACCCCACACACCCCATTATCTAGGggagaaaacagagatggagagctttccagttgatgatccactggcttactgggtcatgggaatagaccactgtccagaacttgcccagtatgcaagtgagctgctgggctgccctgcacccagcatgctttccgaatgggcattcagtgctgctgaaggttttgttactgataatagaacgcgtttgtccacagactccgtggaccgtctgacatttttaaaaatgtatcccCATTGCCGCTATATATACCGATTGCCCATCTGCAGGCTTGggaaaaaaataagcaaaataaaaaaagaaattttattgtaaaaagttacacccaagcacataaaatcccccccccccaaaaaaaattgagagcTCCCCACCACCACATATACATGTTTCATATCTCCGCGCACGCCGGAATGAGAGtgataattctaacaccagaccgccgctgtaatgctaaactgatgaTCTATAGGAGGCTTTCAAagcagatataaatatatatatatatatatatatatataatatatcgggtactgaagtttgtcgccatttcacgggcgcacgcaaatttaaggtgtgacatgtttggaatctatttactcggtgcaacctcatcttttatattttaccaaaaaatttgcAGTAATATTGCGTGACATAAAAATTTGgagcaaccactattttattctctagggtgtctgctttaagAAAATTTATCATGTTTTGGGGgaatttatgtaatcttcaggcctaaaattattttttaaacgtgtgcaaaaaacacaaaaacggctCTGCATgaaaaagggttaaaggataaattcactttcGGGAACATGTTCTACCCGTAAGATTTGTTAGTTACAAAAAAACTGGCTTCTAATATTTTTAGCTCCTATATACAAAGCAAATTTTTCAAGCCCCGCCctaaacaatccaaaataaatgtgttcccatggggggTAGTAGTTCTTCCATGTACATCAACCCACCtattacccccaccccccacatcctattattgtgtgaccaataccatccaaataattcttactttaatttctcaaagttatccgtctacaaggaaacctgtatagatcaaatgacggcaccaatgaggatggaggaggaccggagtcacatgactgagaagatgctaaacctcaccctggagatcatctacctgctgaccggagaggtgaggaggattctgggaggattctgggaggtcacatgacatcactcttatctctattaataatacacagacctgaccggagaggtggggaggattctgggaggtcacatgacatcactcttatctctattaataaaacacagacctgaccggagaggtgaggaggattctgggaggtcacatgacatcactcttatctctattaataaaacacagaccagaccggagaggtgaggaggagtctgggattctaacatgatattcctattggttctccaatacagagatttcctcttgtgaagtcaggtgatcatatgaccatcacagtgcctccatgtgactccctaaaacctgagagacacaacatggagaagattctagaagtcacca
It contains:
- the LOC141104934 gene encoding uncharacterized protein isoform X1 codes for the protein MGGSSSSMYINPPITPTPHILLLCDQYHPNNSYFNFSKLSVYKETCIDQMTAPMRMEEDRSHMTEKMLNLTLEIIYLLTGERFPLVKSGDHMTITVPPCDSLKPERHNMEKILEVTKKMMELLTGEVRRILGILGHYPVTDKGCVWMVTVSLCVSGSYKVSGCHCLFLHGGVGVFRRTQGSLQGRHDGQSAAPQITGWIQ